A region of Bradyrhizobium sp. SZCCHNS1050 DNA encodes the following proteins:
- a CDS encoding GntR family transcriptional regulator, which yields MTATNPILQTEPTSGDTLSERAAALIERDIVAGILAPGSRLGIVELAKRYEIGPTPLREGLSRLVSRGLIVGIGQRGFRVAEVSRDDLVDITRMRTVVEKEALRLAMQSGDDQWEAGIIAALHQMRRYIQRMQSEFREGAPEFDRLHKAFHTALLAACGSRRLLAAHSDLYDQAYRYRRVMMRSFEDGSGFIKEHETLADLVLARNAAAAQARLEAHLCSTVDIVYPHPKGA from the coding sequence ATGACGGCAACGAACCCGATCCTGCAGACTGAGCCGACGAGCGGCGACACGCTCAGCGAGCGCGCCGCCGCCCTGATCGAGCGCGACATCGTCGCCGGCATTCTGGCCCCCGGCTCGCGTCTGGGGATCGTCGAGCTTGCCAAGCGCTACGAGATCGGGCCGACGCCGCTGCGCGAGGGGCTGTCGCGGCTGGTGTCGCGCGGCCTGATCGTCGGCATCGGCCAGCGCGGTTTTCGCGTCGCCGAGGTCAGCCGCGACGATCTCGTCGACATCACGCGCATGCGCACTGTCGTAGAGAAAGAGGCGCTGCGGCTGGCGATGCAGAGCGGCGACGACCAATGGGAGGCCGGCATCATCGCCGCGCTCCATCAGATGCGCCGCTACATCCAGCGCATGCAGAGCGAGTTCCGCGAAGGCGCGCCGGAGTTCGATCGCTTGCACAAGGCGTTTCACACCGCGCTGCTGGCGGCCTGCGGATCACGGCGCCTGCTTGCCGCTCATTCGGATCTCTACGACCAGGCCTATCGCTACCGCCGCGTGATGATGCGCAGCTTCGAGGATGGCAGCGGATTCATCAAGGAGCACGAGACGCTCGCCGACCTCGTGCTCGCGCGCAATGCCGCCGCGGCCCAAGCGCGGCTTGAGGCACATCTGTGCTCGACCGTCGATATCGTCTATCCGCATCCGAAGGGAGCCTGA